In one window of Desulforhabdus amnigena DNA:
- a CDS encoding amidohydrolase family protein, which translates to MSAEFKKDPFFKIDPEPHLVGNMEHVIHFPGVQMWWRAIEGIRRPLLSGIPQEALMGIEPWEMEKSADPAKLIEAMDKYGVDVACLLPESMMDTTGYTSRWCTNGEMAKIVETHPDRFMYQPNLSPIKHKGLKNTIWELEYWVKEKGARIFKYYPPEDTYINDEELWPFYAKAEELGIVLDIHTGFSWVPPGKSKYALPIYLDDVARDFPELKINAFHMGYPYCDDLNMVAMGHPNVHLCLSLLVPWALGAPRKFATIIGEALRWVGPDRIIWGTDYAGFGVQIRCAVMGLQTFQIPEDMQRDYGYPAITDEDRAKMFGSNLGRLLGIDTSRRRAAGE; encoded by the coding sequence ATGAGTGCAGAATTCAAAAAGGACCCTTTCTTCAAAATAGACCCGGAGCCTCATTTGGTCGGCAATATGGAGCATGTGATCCATTTCCCTGGCGTTCAGATGTGGTGGAGGGCTATTGAGGGGATCCGTCGCCCCCTGCTTTCGGGCATACCGCAGGAGGCTTTGATGGGTATTGAGCCGTGGGAGATGGAGAAAAGTGCGGACCCAGCCAAATTGATCGAGGCGATGGACAAGTACGGAGTGGACGTAGCTTGTCTTTTGCCGGAGTCCATGATGGACACCACGGGCTACACAAGCAGGTGGTGCACCAATGGAGAGATGGCCAAGATCGTCGAGACCCATCCCGACCGGTTCATGTATCAGCCCAACCTCTCGCCGATAAAGCACAAAGGTTTGAAGAACACCATCTGGGAGCTCGAGTATTGGGTCAAGGAAAAGGGAGCCAGGATCTTCAAATACTACCCGCCCGAGGACACCTACATCAACGATGAAGAGCTTTGGCCTTTTTATGCAAAAGCCGAAGAGCTGGGAATCGTGCTCGATATACACACCGGTTTCTCCTGGGTTCCTCCCGGAAAAAGCAAGTACGCTCTTCCCATCTATCTCGATGATGTGGCCAGGGACTTCCCCGAGCTCAAAATCAACGCCTTCCATATGGGCTATCCCTATTGCGACGATCTCAACATGGTGGCCATGGGCCATCCTAACGTACACTTGTGCCTGAGCCTGCTGGTTCCCTGGGCCCTCGGCGCTCCCAGGAAATTTGCCACAATCATTGGAGAAGCCCTGCGGTGGGTTGGACCGGACAGGATTATCTGGGGCACCGATTACGCCGGGTTCGGTGTCCAGATACGCTGTGCCGTCATGGGACTGCAGACCTTCCAGATTCCCGAGGATATGCAGAGGGATTACGGCTATCCGGCTATTACCGATGAGGACAGGGCCAAAATGTTCGGAAGCAACCTCGGGAGGCTTCTGGGAATCGATACATCCAGGAGAAGAGCCGCAGGGGAATGA
- a CDS encoding NADH:flavin oxidoreductase, which yields MSFDRLFEPIEIGDVKIKNRIAMAPMNPGMSAPNGYHGDANLAWYAMRARGGFGLIITECCVMNPYRWNGSEVLNPALFTDYRYYRYHSETVKLVHQYNGCKIFMQLSPGWGRQGHPHVQSPDCPAGSPSAIPYEMDMRTFTKGWEKQFKSAYPKLKELMPDFDVIRNMSDEEYEAFKSAGMEILMKAAPDLFHLIHGDTPRELTIPEIVDLEERFAVQALAAFKLGYDGVEVHSPHGYLIHSFLSPRSNRRHDQYGGSLENRARFLLNIIEKTRKLIGPDKAFGVRLSGDELMPGGIDHEEMKQVVGWCRDAGANFFNISQGSYENPGVSFAPDGENDFTRWAPGFKEASGGLPVITPNFINPEVAENAIKTGHTDLISLGRQSIADPFWPSKVKEDRVDDIVKCIRCQRCYMNLITCQWMDCTVNPTAGREKLYPELWLDTPEIEKKIGRFKQKAQGLPQI from the coding sequence ATGAGCTTCGATAGACTGTTTGAACCAATCGAGATCGGCGATGTAAAGATCAAGAACCGCATTGCCATGGCCCCCATGAACCCCGGAATGTCGGCTCCCAATGGCTACCACGGCGACGCAAACCTGGCATGGTATGCCATGCGGGCCCGAGGAGGCTTCGGGTTGATCATCACCGAGTGCTGCGTGATGAATCCCTATCGCTGGAACGGCTCGGAGGTATTGAATCCTGCACTCTTTACCGATTACCGCTACTACCGCTATCACAGTGAAACCGTCAAACTGGTGCACCAGTACAACGGCTGCAAAATCTTCATGCAGCTCAGCCCGGGGTGGGGCAGGCAGGGTCACCCGCACGTGCAATCCCCCGACTGCCCCGCTGGCTCTCCATCGGCCATTCCCTATGAAATGGACATGAGGACCTTCACAAAGGGGTGGGAGAAGCAGTTCAAATCGGCCTATCCAAAACTCAAGGAACTGATGCCTGATTTCGACGTCATCCGAAACATGAGCGATGAGGAGTATGAGGCTTTCAAGTCCGCAGGCATGGAGATCCTCATGAAAGCGGCTCCCGACCTGTTCCATCTCATCCATGGGGATACCCCTCGCGAACTGACGATTCCGGAAATAGTCGATCTTGAGGAACGGTTCGCCGTTCAAGCCCTTGCGGCCTTCAAGCTGGGCTACGACGGCGTGGAAGTTCACTCTCCACACGGATACCTGATCCACTCTTTCCTGTCACCACGCTCGAACAGGCGCCACGACCAGTATGGGGGAAGCCTGGAAAACCGCGCACGATTTCTTCTGAACATCATTGAGAAGACCAGGAAGCTCATTGGACCCGACAAGGCTTTTGGGGTCAGGCTCTCAGGCGATGAGCTGATGCCGGGAGGAATCGATCATGAAGAGATGAAGCAGGTGGTCGGCTGGTGTCGGGACGCCGGGGCAAACTTCTTCAATATTTCGCAGGGCTCCTATGAGAATCCCGGAGTGTCCTTTGCTCCTGACGGTGAGAATGACTTCACCCGATGGGCGCCCGGCTTCAAGGAGGCTTCTGGCGGCCTTCCGGTGATCACCCCCAACTTTATTAATCCCGAAGTTGCCGAAAATGCGATCAAAACGGGACATACCGATCTCATCTCCCTGGGGCGTCAGTCCATTGCCGATCCCTTTTGGCCCAGTAAGGTAAAGGAAGACCGCGTGGATGACATTGTCAAATGCATACGATGCCAGCGTTGTTACATGAACCTGATAACGTGCCAGTGGATGGATTGCACAGTGAACCCCACGGCGGGCAGAGAGAAGCTCTACCCCGAGCTCTGGCTCGATACACCCGAGATAGAAAAGAAGATCGGCAGATTCAAGCAAAAGGCGCAGGGCTTGCCCCAAATTTAA
- a CDS encoding long-chain-fatty-acid--CoA ligase: MYTLGDIPRCSARSFPTRTAISFEGTSLTYAELNQRVNRLCNSLRVQGIGKEDRLAVLSENTYKYLEIYFAAGKLGISVTPLNFRLADPEIIHIINDSESTVLFAGDGYEERAMQMAGSLPGIRQWIAMDNRAAGFDFYEDLLASASVDEPESDTNEEDMAILMYTGGTTGLPKGVMMTHRALVTGFISTALTFSFSKQDITCFVLPLFHVSFWPAFAHLLVGGKVVIMRRPEVAGVLELIQDQRCTHINAVPTLYNWMLQLVHQGAYDLSSLRIMTYAGSPFPPELLKKCIERFGPIFMQAYGMTECIGGTSLSMEDHCLEGERSRLLASAGRPIIGVDVAVTGTDDKPLPPGEIGEIILRGKCVMKGYWKNPDLTAETLRGGWYHTGDMGYLDKDGYLFLVDRKADMIVTGGENVYPKEVEDVLYQHPAVSMAAVVSAPDEKWGERVQAVVVLKPDQKVNEEELIAHCKSLLAGYKCPKAIDFRDSLPTTAVGKILRKDIKKTFWQGYERTIN; encoded by the coding sequence GTAACTCACTGAGAGTTCAAGGTATCGGCAAAGAGGACCGCTTGGCAGTTCTTTCCGAAAACACTTACAAGTACCTTGAAATCTACTTTGCGGCCGGAAAGCTCGGCATAAGCGTCACTCCGCTCAACTTTCGGCTGGCCGACCCCGAGATCATCCATATCATCAATGATTCTGAGTCCACCGTGCTCTTTGCAGGCGACGGTTATGAAGAGCGAGCCATGCAAATGGCCGGCAGCCTTCCCGGTATCAGGCAATGGATTGCCATGGATAACCGGGCCGCGGGTTTTGACTTTTACGAAGATCTCCTTGCCAGTGCATCCGTAGATGAGCCAGAGAGCGATACGAACGAAGAAGACATGGCGATCCTGATGTATACCGGCGGCACTACCGGTCTTCCCAAGGGAGTCATGATGACCCACCGGGCACTCGTGACCGGATTTATCAGTACTGCATTGACCTTCTCTTTCTCGAAGCAGGACATCACCTGCTTCGTCCTGCCGCTTTTTCATGTCTCCTTCTGGCCCGCCTTCGCCCATTTGCTGGTCGGGGGCAAGGTGGTCATCATGCGGAGGCCCGAGGTCGCGGGAGTTCTCGAGCTGATCCAGGACCAAAGATGCACTCACATCAACGCCGTGCCGACGCTCTACAACTGGATGCTCCAATTGGTCCATCAGGGCGCCTACGATCTTTCCAGCCTCAGGATCATGACCTATGCCGGAAGCCCCTTTCCCCCCGAACTGCTCAAGAAGTGCATTGAGCGGTTTGGTCCCATCTTCATGCAGGCCTATGGCATGACCGAGTGCATCGGGGGTACGAGCTTATCCATGGAAGACCATTGCCTCGAGGGCGAGCGTTCTCGGCTTCTGGCCAGTGCCGGCAGGCCGATTATCGGAGTGGACGTGGCGGTAACCGGAACCGATGACAAGCCGCTTCCGCCCGGCGAAATAGGTGAAATCATCCTTCGCGGCAAGTGCGTCATGAAGGGCTACTGGAAGAACCCCGACCTCACCGCCGAGACGCTGCGGGGCGGTTGGTATCACACGGGCGATATGGGCTACCTGGACAAGGATGGATACCTGTTTCTCGTTGACCGCAAGGCCGACATGATCGTGACTGGGGGGGAAAACGTCTACCCCAAGGAGGTGGAGGACGTTCTCTATCAGCACCCCGCAGTATCGATGGCCGCCGTGGTGTCGGCACCGGATGAAAAGTGGGGCGAGCGGGTTCAGGCGGTGGTGGTGCTCAAACCGGACCAGAAGGTCAATGAAGAGGAACTCATCGCCCACTGCAAGAGCCTGCTGGCAGGGTATAAATGCCCAAAAGCCATAGACTTTCGGGACTCCCTGCCCACAACGGCCGTCGGCAAGATCCTCCGCAAGGACATCAAGAAGACGTTCTGGCAGGGGTATGAACGCACCATCAACTAA